A genomic region of Dactylococcopsis salina PCC 8305 contains the following coding sequences:
- a CDS encoding DUF6737 family protein, which yields MGSPSIWQKKPWWCQPWSIILTGIIIPSTVWLLTHLWWLTLPVVMGILVWWYVFLYLVPKSYTEQTTSDQ from the coding sequence ATGGGTAGCCCTTCAATTTGGCAAAAAAAGCCTTGGTGGTGTCAACCTTGGTCAATTATTTTAACAGGAATCATCATTCCCAGTACAGTTTGGCTCTTAACTCATCTTTGGTGGTTAACCTTACCCGTTGTTATGGGGATTTTAGTCTGGTGGTATGTTTTCCTTTATCTTGTTCCCAAAAGCTACACCGAACAAACAACCAGTGATCAATAA
- a CDS encoding alpha/beta hydrolase, with protein MTLEAITIPSENQPSQYLLIGLHGWGANAKDLATLAPIFNWKNTQMMFPNAPFSHPHVADGRMWYDLQKYDEVGLNRSRQELKNWLTSLESSTGIPPQQTFLVGFSQGGAMTLDVGFSLPFAGLCALSGYLHSEPEVDQFSPPTLIIHGTEDAIVPLNAAQKSRDTLQEKGVNVTYQEFPMGHEITPEVIETLKRFISK; from the coding sequence ATGACATTAGAAGCAATTACAATCCCCTCAGAAAATCAACCATCGCAATACTTATTAATCGGGTTACATGGTTGGGGAGCAAATGCGAAAGATTTAGCTACATTAGCACCGATTTTTAATTGGAAAAATACTCAAATGATGTTTCCCAACGCCCCTTTTTCTCATCCTCATGTTGCGGATGGTCGAATGTGGTACGACTTGCAAAAATATGATGAAGTTGGTTTAAACCGTAGTCGCCAAGAATTAAAAAATTGGTTAACTTCCCTAGAAAGTAGCACAGGGATTCCTCCACAACAGACATTTTTAGTTGGCTTTTCTCAAGGGGGAGCAATGACGCTAGATGTGGGGTTTTCTCTTCCGTTTGCGGGGTTGTGTGCGCTGTCGGGATATCTCCATTCTGAACCAGAAGTCGATCAATTTTCACCACCAACTCTGATTATACATGGCACAGAAGACGCGATCGTTCCCTTAAATGCAGCGCAAAAATCACGAGATACCCTACAAGAAAAAGGAGTTAATGTTACTTATCAAGAGTTTCCGATGGGACATGAAATTACACCAGAGGTAATAGAAACCCTGAAAAGATTTATAAGTAAATAA
- a CDS encoding LCP family protein, with product MQVQRSQPSSRKYKTKVAPSPKKKRSQSPRWFFLGLGLSGVAMLSATAGALLAITLTSKPLQIAPESVEQDAAFNEEEKISQQAPLQLPKLTRPVNILVLGTKVLSSDLGQSPEEVGGYHARVNSFKGLTDTMLLMRFNPETDDLSILSIPRDTPVYLPGHGRVKINTANQRGGAALSAKAISNLLEDVPIDRYVRVNVQGVEKLIDALGGVEFYVPKDMKYQDESQHLYIDLEKGKQRLDGETAMQFMLYRHDQYGDIGRVQRQQLLIRAVIEQALNPTTLARIPSLFSVIQSNVDTNLRVEELLALAGFAAKRDQKNIEMLMLPGRFGEIEDGEQERKISYWLPNNRQIDQMMARHFDVGEVSRSDDGEVSPYIRIAIQDSTDNPEAVQSVARGLQKAGYRNVYVASEWGEPLSQTRIIAQNGNLEAAEAIAETLGVGKVLVESTGALDSTVSIQLGEDWVSRQSELEALSQD from the coding sequence GTGCAAGTACAGAGAAGTCAACCGTCATCAAGAAAATATAAAACTAAAGTTGCTCCCAGCCCCAAAAAAAAGCGTTCTCAGTCTCCCCGTTGGTTTTTCCTCGGCTTGGGATTATCGGGGGTGGCGATGCTTTCAGCAACCGCAGGCGCTTTGTTAGCCATTACCCTAACGTCAAAACCCCTACAAATCGCCCCTGAAAGTGTGGAACAAGATGCAGCATTTAATGAAGAGGAAAAGATTTCTCAACAAGCGCCTCTCCAACTCCCGAAACTCACCCGACCGGTTAATATTTTGGTGTTGGGAACAAAGGTATTAAGCTCTGATTTAGGACAGTCCCCAGAAGAGGTGGGAGGCTATCATGCACGAGTGAATTCCTTTAAGGGATTGACAGATACGATGCTCTTGATGCGGTTTAATCCTGAAACGGATGACCTCTCTATTCTTTCTATTCCTAGAGATACGCCAGTTTATTTACCAGGTCATGGCAGAGTTAAAATTAATACGGCAAATCAGCGCGGTGGTGCGGCTTTGAGTGCAAAAGCAATTAGTAATTTATTGGAAGATGTCCCGATCGATCGATATGTGCGAGTAAATGTGCAAGGGGTGGAAAAGTTGATTGATGCTTTGGGAGGTGTGGAATTTTATGTTCCCAAAGATATGAAATATCAAGATGAGAGTCAGCATCTTTACATTGACCTTGAAAAAGGAAAACAACGGCTTGATGGGGAAACGGCAATGCAGTTTATGCTCTACCGTCATGATCAGTATGGAGATATTGGACGAGTACAACGTCAACAACTTTTGATCCGAGCGGTAATTGAACAGGCTTTGAATCCTACCACTTTGGCGAGGATTCCTAGTCTTTTTTCTGTGATTCAGTCTAATGTAGATACAAATTTGAGGGTGGAAGAACTTTTAGCTTTGGCAGGGTTTGCCGCTAAACGCGACCAGAAAAATATCGAGATGTTGATGTTACCTGGTCGGTTTGGAGAAATTGAGGATGGGGAACAGGAACGAAAAATTAGTTATTGGCTTCCAAATAATCGCCAAATTGATCAGATGATGGCTCGTCATTTTGATGTGGGAGAGGTTTCTCGCTCTGATGACGGTGAGGTTTCTCCCTATATTCGCATTGCAATTCAAGATAGCACGGATAATCCAGAAGCGGTGCAGTCGGTGGCGAGAGGTTTACAAAAAGCCGGTTATCGCAATGTTTATGTGGCTTCGGAGTGGGGTGAGCCTTTATCGCAAACTCGCATTATTGCCCAAAATGGTAATCTTGAGGCTGCAGAGGCGATCGCGGAGACTCTGGGAGTGGGAAAAGTGTTAGTTGAGAGTACGGGGGCTTTAGATTCGACGGTTAGCATTCAGTTGGGAGAGGATTGGGTTTCTCGACAGTCTGAGTTGGAAGCCTTATCTCAGGATTAA
- a CDS encoding Zn-dependent protease, producing MLSDRSRLRFLRYMIMAALSVVAVTTKVTSSALPPLKSHPLPSTLAQWETVSEVGDYFSAIEESPLGYLLWSEFPVTVYLDQSEQDEKWREAVETAVQEWNRYLPLQVSDDRAVANIIITRSRPPLNTTRNPETGIMELSRARSARTRYEFALKPTNEGQKLIHRMKIEISPDQSQRHTLATARHEIGHAVGIWGHSPNPEDALYFSQVRNASPISDRDINTLKRIYQQPTRLGHPIN from the coding sequence ATGCTATCAGATCGATCGCGCTTACGCTTTCTCCGATACATGATCATGGCGGCGTTGTCGGTGGTTGCGGTGACAACGAAAGTAACGTCCTCGGCGCTTCCTCCCCTGAAATCTCATCCTCTCCCCTCCACTTTGGCGCAATGGGAAACTGTCTCCGAGGTGGGAGATTATTTTTCCGCAATAGAAGAAAGTCCATTGGGTTATCTGCTGTGGTCAGAGTTTCCAGTGACAGTGTATCTGGATCAGTCTGAACAGGACGAGAAATGGCGGGAAGCTGTAGAAACCGCAGTCCAAGAATGGAATCGTTATCTTCCCTTACAAGTGAGCGACGATCGAGCAGTTGCCAACATTATAATTACTCGATCGCGCCCTCCCCTCAACACCACTCGCAACCCAGAAACAGGAATCATGGAACTTTCTCGCGCTCGATCGGCTCGTACCCGTTATGAATTTGCCTTAAAACCCACAAACGAAGGTCAAAAACTGATCCATCGGATGAAAATAGAAATCAGTCCCGATCAAAGCCAGAGACACACCCTAGCCACCGCACGCCATGAAATCGGTCATGCTGTGGGAATCTGGGGACATAGCCCTAACCCAGAAGATGCGCTGTATTTCTCACAAGTGCGAAACGCATCCCCAATTTCCGATCGAGACATTAATACCCTCAAACGAATTTATCAACAGCCCACTCGTTTAGGACATCCCATTAATTAA